The bacterium genome has a window encoding:
- the crcB gene encoding fluoride efflux transporter CrcB produces MMRNILLVGMGGFIGAVSRYSAGIVIPKFLPSTFPYPTLIVNIVGSFLIGFLMALFLKGQLSESARLFLVVGIMGGLTTFSSFSFETVDLLYKQQIGQAFTNIALNLLLCLSVTTLAYSLFKNS; encoded by the coding sequence ATGATGAGAAACATTTTATTAGTGGGTATGGGTGGTTTTATTGGGGCTGTTAGCCGTTACTCGGCGGGTATAGTGATTCCTAAATTTTTACCCTCCACTTTTCCTTACCCAACACTCATTGTAAACATTGTTGGCTCATTTCTAATCGGCTTTTTAATGGCCCTATTTTTAAAGGGACAACTTTCCGAAAGCGCCCGTCTTTTTTTAGTAGTAGGGATTATGGGTGGGCTTACCACCTTTTCCAGCTTTAGTTTTGAAACCGTTGATTTGCTTTACAAACAACAAATTGGCCAAGCGTTTACTAATATAGCCCTCAATCTCTTACTTTGTTTATCGGTTACAACTCTGGCGTATTCACTCTTTAAAAATTCATGA
- a CDS encoding amino acid permease has protein sequence MTQVKHTLSRHLGALALIFYGVGDVLGAGIYALVGKIVGVAGNVASLSFVVGAVIAILTGLSYAKLASLYPVSGGASVYIRRAFKGKLFATLVGVLVMATGLASVSTVVNAFAGYGEKLFSLDPLIIKIIILSSISFLCFWGIRESSGVNIILTIMEVLGLVLVIAAGFKLVSFESANAWVMRFTENIDFNPILLGTTLAFYAFIGFEDLSNLAEEAKNPSRDVPRAILVSILVATVIYITVTILLQMVVDENTIASSTTPLLLIFEKSGWTFVISYFSILAMMAISNTGLINLIMVSRLLYGMSEEGLAPKIFSKIHHKRKTPWVGVVIATLAVALLVFTGSLKILAQTTSLLILIVFSLVHLSLFKINLQSAKHIAWLTIPVLGLVGTVGLMFYFDSDVFLRAAGVIFFGLIFRLLNLKQNL, from the coding sequence ATGACTCAAGTTAAACATACACTCTCGCGTCATTTAGGAGCGCTGGCTCTTATTTTTTATGGTGTAGGCGATGTTTTGGGTGCCGGAATTTATGCCCTTGTTGGAAAAATTGTGGGGGTTGCCGGCAATGTTGCCTCTCTTTCATTTGTGGTTGGAGCTGTTATCGCTATTTTAACAGGGCTTAGCTATGCCAAGCTTGCGTCTCTGTATCCGGTTAGTGGCGGGGCTTCGGTTTATATCAGGCGCGCTTTTAAAGGAAAACTTTTTGCTACACTCGTGGGAGTGCTGGTGATGGCCACAGGGCTTGCTTCTGTATCTACCGTGGTGAATGCGTTTGCAGGATATGGTGAAAAGCTTTTTTCACTCGATCCGCTCATCATTAAAATTATTATTTTATCCAGTATATCCTTTCTTTGTTTTTGGGGAATTCGTGAATCGTCTGGTGTAAATATTATTCTCACCATCATGGAAGTGCTGGGTTTGGTTTTAGTGATAGCTGCCGGTTTTAAGTTGGTGTCGTTTGAGAGTGCCAATGCGTGGGTTATGCGTTTCACAGAAAATATAGATTTTAATCCCATTCTATTGGGAACAACGCTCGCCTTTTATGCTTTTATTGGATTTGAAGATTTAAGTAATTTGGCCGAAGAAGCCAAAAATCCCTCTCGCGATGTTCCACGGGCAATTTTAGTTTCCATTCTAGTTGCTACTGTCATTTATATTACCGTTACTATTTTGTTGCAGATGGTTGTGGACGAAAATACCATTGCGTCATCTACCACTCCCCTTCTTCTCATTTTTGAAAAAAGTGGATGGACCTTTGTGATTAGTTATTTTTCTATTTTGGCCATGATGGCCATTAGCAATACGGGGCTTATTAATCTTATTATGGTGTCGCGTTTACTGTATGGCATGAGTGAAGAAGGTTTAGCCCCCAAAATATTTTCAAAAATTCATCACAAGCGTAAAACCCCTTGGGTGGGTGTTGTTATCGCTACTCTTGCGGTAGCACTTTTAGTATTTACCGGGAGTTTAAAAATTTTAGCGCAAACAACCAGCTTGCTTATTCTCATTGTTTTTTCACTTGTTCATTTAAGCCTTTTTAAAATCAACCTTCAGTCTGCTAAGCATATAGCGTGGCTCACTATTCCTGTTTTAGGTTTAGTGGGTACAGTAGGGCTTATGTTTTATTTTGATAGTGATGTATTTTTGAGGGCCGCAGGCGTTATATTCTTTGGCTTAATTTTCAGGTTATTAAATTTAAAACAAAATCTTTAA